The Synchiropus splendidus isolate RoL2022-P1 chromosome 1, RoL_Sspl_1.0, whole genome shotgun sequence genome includes a window with the following:
- the LOC128763060 gene encoding UDP-glucuronosyltransferase 1-2-like, producing the protein MGFHLVTTLLVVFVTIQNVPSAQTGKILVFPVDGSHWLNMNLLIQRLHTQGHEVTVVRSATSWYIKEDASHYRSITVTLPEAMDIEEQDFFVSLLMKMLNIQSEGASPVAFFKFYWELLSALSKIHEQASQMCVQMFENKTLMQNLRDTGFDVVLMDPGLPVGVLVAHELRLPTVFNVRWITSGEGHSVVAPSPTSYVPTSGYAASDKMTFIQRVQNTLHFILNTLIDRCVVCPHYDRLVERYFGPEVNFYHLLQGADFWLMRVDFVFEFPRPTMPNIAYIGGFQCKPSQPLSPELEDFVQSSGDHGFVIMSLGSLVKGLPMKITSEIAAAFAQIPQKVIWRYVGERPKNLGNNTLLVEWLPQNDLLGHPKIKAFVAHGGANGLYESIFHGVPVMAIPLLFDQFENVLRLEARGAARVMQATELNTEGFLEALQDVIQNPSYGRNMRRLSALHRDKPVHPLDTALFWIEFVMRHKGASHLRTESYKMSRLAYYSVDVICFLSSVLLLVTLIVGVSIWFLCGRFCRRRKHKQE; encoded by the coding sequence ATGGGGTTCCACCTTGTAACAACTTTACTGGTGGTTTTCGTGACCATACAGAACGTCCCCAGTGCTCAAACCGGTAAAATTCTGGTGTTCCCAGTGGACGGAAGCCACTGGCTCAACATGAACCTTCTGATTCAGAGGCTCCACACCCAAGGTCATGAAGTGACAGTGGTGCGCAGTGCCACCAGCTGGTACATTAAGGAAGATGCCAGTCATTACCGCTCCATCACAGTCACCCTGCCAGAGGCCATGGACATAGAGGAGCAGGACTTCTTTGTCTCCCTcctgatgaagatgttgaacATCCAGAGTGAAGGAGCATCTCCTGTTGCCTTCTTCAAGTTCTACTGGGAATTACTTAGTGCTTTGTCGAAAATTCATGAACAAGCAAGTCAGATGTGTGTCCAGATGTTTGAGAACAAGACTTTGATGCAGAACCTCCGTGACACTGGGTTTGATGTCGTCCTCATGGACCCTGGGTTGCCCGTCGGAGTTCTGGTGGCTCATGAATTGAGGTTGCCGACTGTTTTCAACGTGAGGTGGATTACCAGCGGGGAGGGACATTCTGTAGTTGCTCCCTCGCCAACATCCTACGTTCCGACCTCTGGCTATGCAGCGTCTGACAAGATGACGTTCATTCAGAGGGTTCAGAACACGCTCCACTTCATCCTTAACACTTTGATCGACAGGTGCGTGGTTTGTCCTCACTACGACCGACTGGTGGAAAGATACTTTGGTCCAGAGGTCAATTTCTATCacctcctgcagggggcagacTTCTGGCTTATGAGGGTAGACTTTGTATTTGAATTCCCCCGACCCACAATGCCCAACATCGCCTACATCGGTGGGTTTCAGTGTAAGCCCTCCCAGCCTCTTTCGCCTGAGTTGGAAGACTTTGTTCAGAGCTCTGGGGATCATGGGTTCGTCATCATGTCTTTGGGAAGTCTGGTCAAAGGACTTCCGATGAAAATCACCTCCGAAATTGCAGCTGCTTTTGCTCAAATTCCGCAAAAGGTCATATGGAGATATGTGGGTGAGCGGCCGAAGAATCTGGGAAACAACACCCTCCTGGTTGAGTGGTTGCCACAGAATGACCTTCTGGGTCATCCGAAGATAAAAGCCTTTGTTGCTCACGGAGGTGCAAATGGGCTGTATGAGTCAATTTTCCACGGAGTCCCTGTCATGGCCATCCCTCTTTTGTTTGACCAGTTTGAGAACGTTCTAAGACTGGAAGCACGTGGGGCGGCCAGAGTTATGCAGGCGACGGAACTCAATACTGAAGGCTTCCTCGAGGCGCTCCAGGATGTCATCCAGAACCCATCCTACGGACGTAACATGAGACGGCTGTCTGCGCTCCATCGGGACAAACCCGTGCACCCGCTGGACACTGCGCTCTTCTGGATAGAGTTTGTTATGAGGCACAAAGGAGCATCGCATCTGCGGACAGAGTCATACAAGATGTCGCGGCTCGCCTATTACTCTGTGGACGTCATCTGCTTCCTTTCATCTGTGTTGTTGCTGGTAACACTCATCGTCGGGGTGTCAATCTGGTTTCTGTGTGGCCGATTTTGCAGGCGAAGGAAACATAAACAGGAGTAG
- the plaub gene encoding plasminogen activator, urokinase b — MEIAILLLVLTAVPSSKAVFKRLQRDQSSPVFPSALYSSFRSSGGICLNGGTSVPSLRGEHMFCLCPDGFEGSRCETEKNVGCYEGLGLYYSGTQSRSESGHECLEWDPQTRERYLTEDVNAGRHNYCRNLEYKRRPWCYIWRNYQLSWEYCDIPLCNSDPVMPPLEPSEPTEPPEPETLTTWICGQRTRRRQAKIAGGTISTVTAHPWVAAIFWLNKSKQNVFRCGGSLISSCWVLSAAHCFPKGKKVKPRRFSVFLGKNALNATNGATEQNFQLEKIILHEGYNNTNGNHINDIALLKLKAKHGRCAMASTTVNTVCLPPPYENPQPGTTCEIAGYGKEKHSLWYNSQYLQEAQVNILDHSVCRQQHYYGNLVLENMFCAAHPEWSSDACGGDSGGPLVCQRHQAMVLYGVISWGDGCARQYKPGVYTKVSDYILWIAEKTAVWT; from the exons ATGGAAATTGCAATCCTCCTGTTGGTGCTGACAGCTGTACCATCCAGCAAAGCT GTTTTCAAGAGATTGCAAAGAGATCAAAGCTCTCCTGTTTTCCCTTCTGCCTTGTATTCCTCATTCAGGAGTTCAG GTGGTATCTGTCTCAATGGAGGAACCTCTGTCCCATCACTGCGCGGTGAGCACATGTTCTGCTTGTGTCCCGACGGATTCGAAGGAAGTCGCTGTGAGACAG AGAAGAACGTCGGCTGTTATGAGGGTCTAGGACTTTACTACAGTGGGACACAGTCCAGATCAGAGAGCGGACATGAGTGCCTGGAGTGGGACCCGCAGACCCGAGAACGATATTTGACTGAGGATGTGAACGCTGGCAGGCACAACTACTGCAG AAATCTCGAGTACAAACGTCGACCATGGTGCTACATTTGGAGAAACTATCAACTGTCCTGGGAGTACTGTGACATTCCGCTCTGCAACTCCGACCCAG TCATGCCTCCTCTGGAACCTTCTGAGCCTACAGAACCACCAGAACCAGAGACACTCACAA CCTGGATATGTGGTCAGCGCACCAGGAGGCGACAGGCCAAGATTGCTGGTGGAACCATCTCCACTGTGACTGCTCATCCATGGGTAGCTGCGATATTTTGGCTAAATAAATCAAAGCAGAATGTCTTCAGGTGTGGAGGGAGTCTGATCTCCAGCTGCTGGGTCCTCAGTGCTGCCCACTGCTTTCCAAAAGG CAAAAAAGTGAAACCGCGACGTTTCTCTGTTTTTCTGGGAAAAAACGCTCTGAATGCCACCAATGGGGCGACTGAACAAAACTTCCAGCTGGAGAAAATTATCCTCCATGAAGGTTACAACAACACCAACGGAAACCACATTAATGACATCG CTCTCCTGAAACTGAAAGCCAAACATGGCCGCTGTGCGATGGCGAGTACGACAGTGAATACGGTGTGTCTCCCACCGCCGTATGAGAACCCCCAGCCTGGCACCACATGTGAGATTGCGGGATACGGGAAAGAGAAACACA GTTTGTGGTACAACTCCCAGTACCTGCAGGAGGCCCAGGTGAACATCCTGGACCACAGTGTGTGTCGGCAGCAACATTACTATGGAAACTTAGTCctggaaaacatgttttgtgcCGCTCATCCCGAATGGAGCAGCGACGCTTGTGGG GGGGATTCCGGAGGCCCGCTGGTCTGTCAGCGGCACCAAGCAATGGTCCTCTACGGCGTGATCAGCTGGGGTGACGGCTGCGCCAGACAGTATAAACCGGGTGTCTACACCAAAGTTTCTGACTACATTTTGTGGATTGCGGAGAAAACTGCAGTCTGGACATGA
- the LOC128763114 gene encoding CD209 antigen-like protein B isoform X1, whose protein sequence is MSIALVEKVVKMDCHHKLPWTNEPAEQAGSKLEAGSEFFSGRGTSTCRTCCPVVSLSVSCLLLLLTCLTLTVLYSSQRVGSPRWRNLVLDCQNISQDLSLIEQHMELKCNNEELTPRGHLLDKLRKQLNETSAELDVTRLAFTSERTRLMEQVLNQTAANLQLTQEHEALAQKVLRQQEENRNKSMTIEELVHTSARLQEVQRNLREERERLRDEMVNKNREVLVMNDKLQREIQKIKDDATSISIKIAEEQVRNQNLSLLLVKAAEQEESQRKDSQKILEELQSSKEALRVLDLYCPVVNQRTNERLCKKCDDGWEFFQNHCYYFSSRTLPWNASRLWCQSQRGDLVIVNSQQEQMFIFNTSEALESGSRAWIGLTDGEVEGDWRWVDGSSLSSDLKCWLTRPGKAPEPDDWKQRDPLGEDCGHIDTIERVMESWMDASCQQEHRWICEKKIQIQLS, encoded by the exons ATGTCAATAGCATTAGTGGAAAAGGTGGTGAAAATGGACTGTCATCACAAACTGCCATGGACAAATGAACCTGCAGAACAAGCTGGCAGCAAACTGGAGGCAG GGTCAGAGTTCTTCAGTGGGAGAGGCACCTCTACCTGTCGTACCTGCTGTCCAGtggtcagtctgtctgtctcctgtctgctgctgctactcACCTGCCTCACTCTCACCGTCCTCT ATTCCAGCCAAAGGGTAGGCAGTCCACGATGGAGAAATCTGGTCCTGGACTGTCAGAACATCAGCCAGGACCTTTCTCTCATAGAGCAACACATGGAGCTGAAATGCAACAATGAAGAGTTGACTCCCCGAGGCCACCTGCTGGACAAACTACGCAAACAACTGAACGAGACTTCAGCTGAACTAGACGTGACACGTTTGGCCTTCACCTCAGAGAGGACTCGTCTGATGGAGCAAGTACTGAACCAGACCGCTGCGAACCTACAGCTCACTCAAGAGCATGAAGCGCTGGCCCAGAAGGTGTtgcggcagcaggaggagaacaggAACAAGTCGATGACCATTGAAGAGCTCGTCCATACGTCCGCTCGACTGCAGGAGGTGCAGAGGAATCTCCGCGAGGAGAGAGAGCGACTAAGGGACGAGATGGTGAACAAGAACCGGGAAGTTCTGGTGATGAACGACAAGCTTCAAAGAGAAATCCAGAAAATTAAAGACGATGCCACAAGCATAAGCATTAAGATCGCAGAAGAGCAAGTCAGAAACCAGAACTTGAGTCTGCTTCTGGTAAAAGCTGCTGAGCAGGAGGAAAGCCAGAGGAAAGACTCACAGAAGATTCTAGAAGAATTACAGTCAAGCAAAGAAGCTCTCCGTGTCCTGGACCTGTACTGCCCCGTGGTCAACCAGAGGACCAATG AACGACTCTGCAAAAAATGTGACGACGGCTGGGAATTCTTCCAGAATCACTGCTATTACTTCTCGAGCCGGACGCTGCCATGGAACGCCAGCAGGCTCTGGTGCCAGTCACAACGGGGCGACCTTGTCATTGTGAACAGCCAGCAAGAACAA ATGTTTATTTTCAACACCAGTGAAGCTCTGGAGTCTGGAAGCCGAGCCTGGATCGGTCTGACCGATGGAGAGGTGGAGGGCGATTGGCGCTGGGTGGATGGAAGCTCACTGTCTAGTGATTTAAA ATGTTGGCTCACCAGACCTGGTAAGGCTCCAGAACCAGATGACTGGAAGCAGCGTGATCCACTAGGAGAAGACTGTGGACACATAGATACCATAGAGAGAGTTATGGAGTCTTGGATGGATGCTTCATGCCAACAAGAGCACAGATGGATCTGTGAAAAGAAAATTCAGATTCAACTCTCCTGA
- the LOC128763377 gene encoding uncharacterized protein LOC128763377 codes for MPQTAEAHSGALTTNRNCTIEITSMSAKYRLENPKVHMESGYPFSPPQPTITYDKAEVCSFDKDDNTASGAVGVMTYELFNMSTRRCDQVVAIMFSVPFDYNFYQNWLGIGLFEPSQPCDDKLFNTMYNKKEDDYFSRQKANGSCLTHKRLAAMVRATMSDEGKAIVKAELYDN; via the exons ATGCCGCAAACTGCAGAAGCACACTCCGGTGCCCTCACCACCAACCGCAACTGCACCATCGAGATCACCAGCATGAGCGCCAAGTACAGACTGGAGAACCCCAA AGTCCACATGGAGAGCGGTTATCCATTCAGCCCTCCTCAGCCGACCATTACTTACGACAAAGCGGAAGTCTGCTCTTTCGATAAAGATGACAACACTGCAAGTGGAGCCGTCGGGGTGATGACTTATGAGCTGTTCAATATGAGCACACGCCGATGCGATCAGGTGGTCGCCATCATGTTCTCTGTGCCCTTCGACTACAATTTCTACCAGAACTGGCTCGGTATTGGGTTGTTTGAGCCATCACAACCATGTGACGACAAGCTGTTTAACACTATGTACAACAAAAAGGAAGACGATTACTTCTCCCGCCAAAAGGCCAATGGCTCATGTCTTACGCATAAGCGCCTGGCAGCGATGGTCCGGGCCACCATGTCAGATGAGGGCAAGGCCATCGTGAAGGCGGAATTGTACGACAACTAG
- the LOC128763346 gene encoding receptor activity-modifying protein 1-like produces the protein MTRLLLVLVLLLDLLGCETTNVTTVDPAEGLRNQTVAPLNRGKPKQFHNSSWYDEDLRKLEVKNNQSNQFVYEENESFQEQEDHVQPGRCNYSQLQSFSHSICGVHFFESMKSLRPEDWCIFQHIARSYNDLTLCLENLSLMISCVYPNPTIQDLFLQIHSRYFSSCSSEEELLLDAPEWVVVLLTLVPVTLIPILVYLVILKSKEFQMVPKL, from the exons ATGACccgtctcctgctggtcctggttctgctgcttg ATCTCTTGGGGTGCGAAACCACCAATGTAACCACCGTGGACCCGGCAGAAGGCCTCAGGAACCAGACAGTAGCTCCACTCAACAGAGGAAAAC CGAAGCAGTTTCACAATTCAAGTTGGTACGACGAAGACTTGAGGAAACTTGAAGTCAAAAACAACCAGAGCAATcagtttgtttatgaggaaaacG AGAGTTTTCAGGAGCAAGAGGACCATGTTCAGCCGGGTCGCTGCAACTACTCCCAGCTGCAGTCTTTCAGCCACAGTATTTGTGGAGTTCATTTTTTTGAAAGCATGAAGAGCCTCCGACCCGAGGACTGGTGCATTTTTCAGCACATTGCGAG GTCGTACAACGACTTGACTCTGTGTCTGGAGAACCTGTCCTTGATGATCAGCTGCGTCTACCCAAACCCGACAATCCAGGACTTGTTTCTGCAAATTCACTCCCGCTACTTTTCCAGCTGCTCCAGtgaagaggagctgctgctggacgccCCCGAGTGGGTGGTGGTGTTACTGACTCTGGTTCCGGTCACCCTCATCCCAATCTTGGTGTATCTTGTTATCTTGAAGAGCAAGGAGTTCCAGATGGTTCCAAAACTTTGA
- the LOC128763321 gene encoding endonuclease domain-containing 1 protein-like, producing MLLLLSLLLWAAVCCPAGADVGNFSSCLDFFYKSWPPKGLTGTPLCQRFLNQYRFASLYSRPRRSPWFSAYKYEMPLGKRPRKSWKFEPQLVNSGADGNMSPFPPGPLDWNLVESQAVNPDYFNSTYSRGHLNPSLHHRSHDDRVATFTLTNAVPQKKWSNDGPWAFLEQSINRTLGTYCLGASYIVTGIMPYVKDEHWLKNRVAVPEYMWSAYCCPNYRHNLPRDLSDNFPTYAAIGRNDPNSTEEIVPVDPKGELHFRGYDVRTMPLKMLEMYLSERFGSDIRLFYQSCPGLH from the exons ATGCTACTCCTGCTCTCTCTGCTTCTTTGGGCTGCTGTTTGTTGCCCTGCTGGAGCAGAtgttgggaatttctcttcatgtCTAGACTTCTTCTACAAGTCTTGGCCCCCAAAAGGGCTGACCGGGACCCCTCTCTGCCAGCGCTTCCTCAACCAGTATCGCTTTGCTTCCTTGTACAGCCGACCCCGCCGCTCTCCCTGGTTCTCTGCGTACAAATATGAAATGCCACTGGGAAAGAGACCGAGAAAGAGCTGGAAGTTTGAGCCCCAG TTAGTCAACTCTGGAGCTGATGGAAACATGAGTCCCTTTCCTCCTGGTCCCCTGGATTGGAACCTGGTGGAAAGTCAGGCAGTCAATCCCGACTACTTCAACTCCACTTACTCACGAGGGCACCTGAACCCGAGTCTTCATCACCGCTCCCATGACGATCGTGTCGCCACCTTCACCTTAACTAATGCAGTGCCTCAGAAGAAGTGGTCCAACGATGGGCCGTGGGCATTCCTGGAGCAGAGCATCAACAGGACGCTCGGCACCTACTGCCTGGGCGCTTCCTACATTGTGACAGGTATCATGCCGTATGTAAAGGACGAGCACTGGCTGAAGAACCGTGTTGCTGTGCCGGAGTACATGTGGTCCGCCTACTGCTGCCCAAACTACAGACACAATCTACCTAGAGATCTGAGCGATAATTTCCCTACATATGCAGCCATCGGACGCAATGATCCGAACAGCACCGAAGAGATCGTGCCAGTTGACCCGAAAGGGGAACTACATTTCAGAGGATATGATGTGAGGACGATGCCATTGAAGATGCTGGAGATGTATCTATCAGAAAGATTTGGGTCAGACATCAGGCTTTTCTACCAAAGTTGTCCAGGACTCCATTAA
- the LOC128763114 gene encoding CD209 antigen-like protein B isoform X2, giving the protein MDCHHKLPWTNEPAEQAGSKLEAGSEFFSGRGTSTCRTCCPVVSLSVSCLLLLLTCLTLTVLYSSQRVGSPRWRNLVLDCQNISQDLSLIEQHMELKCNNEELTPRGHLLDKLRKQLNETSAELDVTRLAFTSERTRLMEQVLNQTAANLQLTQEHEALAQKVLRQQEENRNKSMTIEELVHTSARLQEVQRNLREERERLRDEMVNKNREVLVMNDKLQREIQKIKDDATSISIKIAEEQVRNQNLSLLLVKAAEQEESQRKDSQKILEELQSSKEALRVLDLYCPVVNQRTNERLCKKCDDGWEFFQNHCYYFSSRTLPWNASRLWCQSQRGDLVIVNSQQEQMFIFNTSEALESGSRAWIGLTDGEVEGDWRWVDGSSLSSDLKCWLTRPGKAPEPDDWKQRDPLGEDCGHIDTIERVMESWMDASCQQEHRWICEKKIQIQLS; this is encoded by the exons ATGGACTGTCATCACAAACTGCCATGGACAAATGAACCTGCAGAACAAGCTGGCAGCAAACTGGAGGCAG GGTCAGAGTTCTTCAGTGGGAGAGGCACCTCTACCTGTCGTACCTGCTGTCCAGtggtcagtctgtctgtctcctgtctgctgctgctactcACCTGCCTCACTCTCACCGTCCTCT ATTCCAGCCAAAGGGTAGGCAGTCCACGATGGAGAAATCTGGTCCTGGACTGTCAGAACATCAGCCAGGACCTTTCTCTCATAGAGCAACACATGGAGCTGAAATGCAACAATGAAGAGTTGACTCCCCGAGGCCACCTGCTGGACAAACTACGCAAACAACTGAACGAGACTTCAGCTGAACTAGACGTGACACGTTTGGCCTTCACCTCAGAGAGGACTCGTCTGATGGAGCAAGTACTGAACCAGACCGCTGCGAACCTACAGCTCACTCAAGAGCATGAAGCGCTGGCCCAGAAGGTGTtgcggcagcaggaggagaacaggAACAAGTCGATGACCATTGAAGAGCTCGTCCATACGTCCGCTCGACTGCAGGAGGTGCAGAGGAATCTCCGCGAGGAGAGAGAGCGACTAAGGGACGAGATGGTGAACAAGAACCGGGAAGTTCTGGTGATGAACGACAAGCTTCAAAGAGAAATCCAGAAAATTAAAGACGATGCCACAAGCATAAGCATTAAGATCGCAGAAGAGCAAGTCAGAAACCAGAACTTGAGTCTGCTTCTGGTAAAAGCTGCTGAGCAGGAGGAAAGCCAGAGGAAAGACTCACAGAAGATTCTAGAAGAATTACAGTCAAGCAAAGAAGCTCTCCGTGTCCTGGACCTGTACTGCCCCGTGGTCAACCAGAGGACCAATG AACGACTCTGCAAAAAATGTGACGACGGCTGGGAATTCTTCCAGAATCACTGCTATTACTTCTCGAGCCGGACGCTGCCATGGAACGCCAGCAGGCTCTGGTGCCAGTCACAACGGGGCGACCTTGTCATTGTGAACAGCCAGCAAGAACAA ATGTTTATTTTCAACACCAGTGAAGCTCTGGAGTCTGGAAGCCGAGCCTGGATCGGTCTGACCGATGGAGAGGTGGAGGGCGATTGGCGCTGGGTGGATGGAAGCTCACTGTCTAGTGATTTAAA ATGTTGGCTCACCAGACCTGGTAAGGCTCCAGAACCAGATGACTGGAAGCAGCGTGATCCACTAGGAGAAGACTGTGGACACATAGATACCATAGAGAGAGTTATGGAGTCTTGGATGGATGCTTCATGCCAACAAGAGCACAGATGGATCTGTGAAAAGAAAATTCAGATTCAACTCTCCTGA
- the LOC128763367 gene encoding DELTA-sagatoxin-Srs1a-like gives MPDTAEGLAAIQSSRRNVTIEISNQTSNCCLIEPNVFMDSGDVHSPPAPSVRPHRVELCNFNKTSAKTSGAVGVLTYDVMFKNCRDITKRIAIMFSVPYDQNLYKNWFGLGVFCKEKLCDKKLFDEMYYNKEQCGFVRQECNGCSLTFTGDYLVVKATMGPMGRSIMKVEIWEK, from the exons ATGCCTGACACAGCAGAAGGGCTCGCAGCAATCCAGTCCAGTCGCCGAAATGTCACCATTGAAATATCCAACCAGACGAGCAACTGCTGTCTCATTGAACCAAA CGTTTTCATGGACAGCGGTGACGTCCACAGCCCCCCAGCGCCCAGTGTCCGCCCCCACAGGGTTGAGCTCTGCAACTTCAATAAGACCTCAGCCAAAACCTCGGGTGCAGTGGGAGTCCTGACCTATGACGTGATGTTTAAGAACTGCCGGGATATCACCAAAAGGATCGCCATCATGTTCTCTGTGCCCTATGACCAAAACCTCTACAAGAACTGGTTCGGTCTGGGGGTCTTCTGCAAGGAAAAGCTGTGTGACAAGAAGCTTTTCGATGAGATGTACTACAACAAGGAGCAGTGTGGCTTTGTGCGACAGGAGTGCAACGGTTGCAGTCTCACATTTACAGGGGATTATTTGGTAGTGAAGGCCACCATGGGCCCGATGGGGAGATCCATTATGAAGGTGGAGATCTGGGAGAAGtaa